The proteins below come from a single Vitis vinifera cultivar Pinot Noir 40024 chromosome 9, ASM3070453v1 genomic window:
- the LOC100259292 gene encoding probable polygalacturonase At3g15720 has translation MAAMGTCRSVDFSLLQGGQTNVMNYGAVGNGATDDSQAFMRAWRDICAGKSYPNLVIPGGKTFLLRPVQFYGPCKPSKIYVEVYGRIVAPKLYDYGSNNLNCWIGFWHVNGLTVKGNGQINGRGAEWWQAYTSGKIYQRPTAMGFYSCNNLLLQGLNFINSQRNHISVSGSNGVTISHLTITAPDSSPNTDGIDISHSKNVRVSDSTIGTGDDCIAFGDQTSQVFVKGVACGPGHGISIGSLGVGGASAQVEEIHVDSCSFKGTQNGARIKTWQGGSGYARKITFNNIKLEDAENPIIIDQYYCPHSVCQTTTSAVQISDVSFTGFLGTSATDNAIKLSCSETVGCTNISLDYINIKLASGNGNTYSSCINAHGTAHNTFPSLLCLKN, from the exons ATGGCTGCAATGGGAACCTGCCGTTCAGTCGATTTTAGCTTACTCCAGGGGGGTCAGACTAATGTGATGAATTATGGAGCTGTTGGAAATGGAGCTACAGATGATTCccaa GCTTTTATGAGGGCATGGAGGGACATTTGTGCAGGTAAATCATATCCCAACCTCGTCATACCTGGAGGAAAGACGTTTTTGTTGAGGCCTGTGCAGTTCTACGGCCCATGCAAACCCTCTAAAATTTATGTTGAA GTATATGGCCGTATCGTGGCACCGAAACTTTACGACTATGGTTCTAATAACTTAAATTGTTGGATTGGCTTCTGGCATGTGAATGGACTCACTGTCAAAGGAAATGGACAAATTAATGGCCGGGGTGCTGAGTGGTGGCAAGCTTATACATCT GGGAAGATATATCAGAGACCTACT GCCATGGGATTCTATAGTTGCAACAACCTTTTACTCCAAGGATTAAACTTCATAAATAGCCAAAGAAACCATATCAGTGTATCAGGCAGCAATGGTGTTACCATCTCCCACCTCACCATAACTGCTCCTGATTCAAGCCCCAACACTGATGGCATTGATATTTCCCACTCAAAAAACGTTCGAGTTTCTGACTCCACCATTGGAACCG GTGATGATTGTATCGCTTTCGGTGATCAAACCTCCCAAGTTTTCGTCAAAGGTGTGGCATGTGGTCCCGGTCATGGTATAAG TATTGGAAGCCTGGGCGTGGGTGGAGCAAGTGCCCAGGTGGAGGAAATACATGTGGACAGTTGCAGCTTTAAAGGAACTCAGAATGGAGCAAGGATCAAGACATGGCAG GGAGGGTCTGGATATGCCAGGAAGATTACATTCAATAACATTAAGCTCGAAGATGCTGAGAATCCCATCATCATCGACCAGTATTACTGTCCCCATTCAGTATGCCAGACTACG ACATCTGCAGTCCAAATAAGCGATGTATCATTTACTGGATTTTTGGGAACATCTGCAACAGATAATGCCATCAAGCTAAGCTGCAGTGAAACTGTGGGTTGCACCAACATTTCACTGGACTACATCAACATAAAATTAGCATCTGGGAATGGAAATACTTACTCCTCCTGTATCAATGCTCATGGAACAGCTCATAACACATTTCCTTCTCTGTTGTGTTTAAAAAACTAG